Sequence from the Petrotoga sp. 9PW.55.5.1 genome:
AAAATCCGTGTGTCGGCAGTTCGATTCTGCCCCTGCCCACCACGAAAAAAGAGGCATCAATTTTGATGCCTCTTTTTTCATACTATTGTCAAATAATTAACTTTTTAAACGCATTTCTGCGTACTTAGACTTGAAACCTAATCTTTCATACAACTTTCTTGCCGGGTTATCATACTCAACATGTAAGGATATATCCCCATTGCACCTATCGATAGTTTCTTTTAAAAGTCTGCTACCGAAACCTTGACCTCTAAGTTTTTTATCAACGGCAATATAAACCAAAATATGCTCAGGGATATATCCTTCCATACCCGTATCATTAACAACAACTGAGCCAAGAATATCCTCTTCATCATGAAGAACTAAAACAAAGCCACCCTTACCCCTT
This genomic interval carries:
- a CDS encoding GNAT family N-acetyltransferase is translated as MEKVYNFDSFNLSLKELNSQEDLYEDDFDFTKVEIAEFLEEHLGKYGDPLEDIINSIDYAFSKERGKGGFVLVLHDEEDILGSVVVNDTGMEGYIPEHILVYIAVDKKLRGQGFGSRLLKETIDRCNGDISLHVEYDNPARKLYERLGFKSKYAEMRLKS